A section of the Streptomyces sp. CG1 genome encodes:
- a CDS encoding TetR/AcrR family transcriptional regulator, whose protein sequence is MLYAVFMSRAVPPFPPPQEPFGEPELLEVGTAREEPCLRADAARNRARLLEAAARLIAEHGVAGVTMEAVAAAAKVGKGTVFRRFGDRTGLLMALLDHSDRKLQADFLGGPPPLGPGAPPLDRLRAFGVAVLYRYAEQLDLLLAAQTEPTRRLSHPAVNALRTHVSMLLRQIVPGADCELLSQTLLASLDPAVIHHQTKRCGMPMERLEAGWIDLVARVTGTEPPPRSPEPPQ, encoded by the coding sequence ATGCTTTACGCTGTCTTCATGTCCCGCGCCGTGCCGCCCTTCCCGCCGCCCCAAGAGCCCTTCGGCGAGCCCGAGTTGCTCGAGGTGGGCACGGCGCGCGAGGAGCCGTGCCTGCGTGCCGACGCGGCCCGCAACCGGGCCCGGCTGCTGGAGGCCGCCGCCCGGCTGATCGCGGAACACGGGGTCGCCGGGGTCACCATGGAGGCGGTGGCGGCGGCCGCCAAGGTGGGCAAGGGGACGGTCTTCCGCCGCTTCGGCGACCGTACCGGACTGCTGATGGCCCTGCTCGACCACTCGGACCGCAAGCTGCAGGCCGACTTCCTGGGCGGCCCGCCGCCGCTGGGACCCGGAGCGCCGCCCCTGGACCGTCTGCGGGCGTTCGGCGTGGCGGTGCTGTACCGCTATGCAGAGCAGCTCGACCTCCTGCTGGCCGCCCAGACCGAACCCACCCGCAGGCTCTCCCACCCGGCGGTCAACGCGCTGCGTACGCATGTCTCGATGCTGCTGCGGCAGATCGTGCCCGGCGCCGACTGCGAACTGCTCTCGCAGACCCTGCTCGCCTCCCTCGACCCGGCGGTGATCCACCACCAGACCAAGCGGTGCGGGATGCCCATGGAGCGGCTGGAGGCGGGCTGGATCGACCTGGTCGCCCGGGTGACCGGAACAGAGCCGCCGCCCCGGTCACCTGAGCCGCCCCAGTGA
- a CDS encoding FAD-dependent oxidoreductase, which produces MTTSSAHHPVAVVGAGLGGLALARVLHVHGIAATLFDLEPSPAARTQGGMLDIHDDSGQEALRAAGLYEEFLRLVHPGGQEMRVLDLHATVRLAEDDDGSGGRPEIDRGDLRALLLGSLPEGTVRWGAKVTGARPLGGGRHEVTLADGTAFTTDLLVGADGAWSRIRPLLSPARPAYTGVSFVEADLLEADLRHPAGAAVVGGGMLFALGAGRGFLAHRETDGSLHVYVAVEAPEDWLDGIDFGDTEAAKAAVLKEFDGWDESLRALVADADGALAPRRIHALPVGHRWDRVPGVTLLGDAAHLMSPFAGEGANLALLDGAELGLALAAHPEDTEAALAAYEDRMFRRAEVSAAESTENSTLLFRADAPQGLLDMFAGQDTEAAADRHPAAQLRRPTGAH; this is translated from the coding sequence ATGACCACCAGCTCCGCCCACCACCCGGTCGCCGTCGTCGGCGCCGGACTCGGCGGGCTCGCGCTCGCCCGAGTCCTGCATGTGCATGGCATAGCGGCGACCCTCTTCGACCTGGAGCCCTCGCCGGCCGCACGAACCCAGGGCGGGATGCTCGACATCCACGACGACTCCGGTCAGGAGGCGCTGCGCGCCGCCGGCCTGTACGAGGAGTTCCTGAGGCTCGTCCACCCCGGCGGCCAGGAAATGCGTGTCCTGGACCTGCACGCCACCGTCCGGCTCGCCGAGGACGACGACGGCTCCGGCGGCCGGCCCGAGATCGACCGCGGTGACCTGCGCGCGCTGCTGCTCGGCTCGCTGCCCGAGGGCACGGTCCGCTGGGGCGCCAAGGTCACCGGCGCCCGCCCGCTGGGCGGCGGCCGGCACGAGGTGACGCTCGCGGACGGCACCGCATTCACCACGGACCTGCTGGTCGGCGCGGACGGTGCCTGGTCCCGGATCCGCCCGCTGCTCTCCCCCGCCCGGCCCGCGTACACGGGCGTGTCCTTCGTCGAGGCCGACCTGCTGGAGGCGGATCTGCGCCATCCGGCGGGCGCGGCGGTCGTCGGCGGCGGGATGCTCTTCGCGCTGGGCGCGGGCCGGGGCTTCCTCGCACACCGCGAGACCGACGGAAGTCTGCATGTGTACGTCGCCGTCGAGGCACCGGAGGACTGGCTGGACGGGATCGACTTCGGCGATACGGAGGCGGCGAAGGCGGCCGTACTGAAGGAGTTCGACGGCTGGGACGAGAGCCTGCGGGCCCTGGTCGCCGACGCGGACGGCGCGCTCGCGCCCCGCCGGATCCACGCCCTGCCGGTCGGTCACCGCTGGGACCGGGTGCCCGGCGTCACACTGCTCGGGGACGCGGCCCATCTGATGTCGCCGTTCGCGGGCGAGGGCGCCAATCTGGCGCTGCTCGACGGCGCCGAACTGGGCCTCGCGCTGGCCGCGCACCCCGAGGACACCGAGGCCGCGCTGGCCGCCTACGAGGACCGGATGTTCCGGCGCGCCGAGGTGTCCGCCGCGGAATCGACCGAGAACAGCACGCTGCTGTTCCGCGCGGACGCACCACAGGGACTGCTGGACATGTTCGCAGGCCAGGACACCGAGGCCGCCGCTGACCGGCACCCAGCGGCACAGCTCCGACGGCCGACCGGCGCTCACTGA
- the trxA gene encoding thioredoxin — MSSTVELTKDNFDQTVSENGFVLIDFWAAWCGPCRQFAPVYEKAATDNPDLVFGKVDTEAQPELAAAFGIQSIPTLMIVRDKVAVFAQPGALPEPALADLIGQARKLDMDEVRKSIAAQEAQEAQKGTAE, encoded by the coding sequence ATGAGCAGCACCGTGGAGCTGACCAAGGACAACTTCGACCAGACGGTCAGCGAGAACGGCTTCGTTCTCATCGACTTCTGGGCTGCCTGGTGCGGGCCGTGCCGCCAGTTCGCGCCGGTGTACGAGAAGGCCGCCACGGACAACCCGGACCTGGTCTTCGGCAAGGTGGACACCGAGGCGCAGCCGGAGCTGGCCGCGGCCTTCGGCATCCAGTCGATCCCGACGCTGATGATCGTCCGTGACAAGGTCGCCGTCTTCGCCCAGCCGGGCGCCCTGCCCGAGCCCGCGCTCGCCGACCTCATCGGGCAGGCCCGGAAGCTGGACATGGACGAGGTCCGCAAGAGCATCGCGGCCCAGGAGGCCCAGGAGGCCCAGAAGGGCACCGCCGAGTAA
- a CDS encoding NADPH-dependent FMN reductase: MSVRILALVGSLRAGSHNRQLAEAAVKLAPEGAEVVLYEGLADVPFYNEDIDVEGNVPTPAAKLREAAQAADAFLLFSPEYNGTIPAVLKNAIDWLSRPYGAGAFGGKPVAVIGTAFGQYGGVWAQDETRKAVGIAGGKVIEDIKLSIPGSVTRFAETHPVDDAEVAAQLTEVVARLHGTIGEVAAA, encoded by the coding sequence ATGTCTGTTCGCATCCTCGCGCTCGTCGGCAGCCTCCGCGCCGGTTCGCACAACCGCCAGCTCGCCGAGGCGGCCGTCAAGCTCGCTCCGGAAGGCGCCGAGGTCGTGCTGTACGAGGGCCTGGCCGACGTCCCCTTCTACAACGAGGACATCGACGTCGAGGGCAATGTGCCGACCCCCGCCGCGAAGCTGCGTGAGGCCGCGCAGGCCGCCGACGCCTTCCTGCTCTTCTCCCCGGAGTACAACGGCACCATCCCGGCCGTCCTGAAGAACGCCATCGACTGGCTGTCCCGTCCGTACGGCGCCGGCGCCTTCGGTGGCAAGCCCGTCGCCGTGATCGGCACCGCCTTCGGCCAGTACGGCGGCGTGTGGGCGCAGGACGAGACCCGCAAGGCCGTGGGCATCGCCGGCGGCAAGGTGATCGAGGACATCAAGCTGTCCATCCCGGGTTCGGTGACCCGCTTCGCCGAGACCCACCCGGTCGACGACGCCGAGGTCGCCGCGCAGCTGACCGAGGTCGTCGCCCGGCTGCACGGCACCATCGGCGAGGTCGCGGCCGCCTGA
- a CDS encoding TetR/AcrR family transcriptional regulator — MTASPRSRRERPAKPALTREGIVAAALAILRTEGLRKVTMRRLAQELDTGPASLYVYVRNTDELHAAVLDELLGTVPPAPAEGGWRERLEAVLTGYTAMLLQHPSLARSALTAWPSGPHYLRLIETLLELLQAGGVPRGQAAWGVDLLLQHATATAAEHAGEESPGDLRALSHALREAPAGTHPHIAASADALLSGTPEARLSWAFRTLINGIERTAVPD; from the coding sequence ATGACCGCTTCTCCCCGCTCCCGTCGTGAACGTCCCGCCAAGCCCGCCCTGACCCGGGAGGGCATCGTCGCCGCAGCCCTCGCCATCCTGCGGACGGAAGGGCTGCGCAAGGTGACCATGCGACGGCTGGCGCAGGAACTGGACACCGGTCCGGCCTCGCTGTACGTCTACGTCCGCAACACCGACGAGCTGCACGCGGCCGTCCTGGACGAGCTGCTCGGCACGGTGCCCCCCGCGCCGGCCGAGGGCGGCTGGCGGGAGCGGCTGGAGGCGGTGCTCACCGGCTACACCGCGATGCTCCTGCAGCATCCGAGCCTCGCCCGCTCGGCGCTGACCGCGTGGCCCAGCGGCCCGCACTATCTGCGCCTGATCGAGACCCTGCTGGAGCTGCTCCAGGCGGGCGGCGTGCCGCGCGGGCAGGCGGCGTGGGGCGTCGACCTGCTGCTGCAGCACGCCACCGCGACGGCCGCCGAGCACGCCGGGGAGGAGTCCCCGGGCGACTTGCGGGCGCTGTCCCACGCCCTGCGCGAGGCACCGGCCGGCACCCATCCGCACATCGCCGCGAGCGCCGACGCGCTGCTCTCCGGCACCCCGGAGGCCCGTCTGTCGTGGGCCTTCCGGACCCTGATCAACGGCATCGAGCGCACCGCCGTACCCGACTGA
- a CDS encoding peptide deformylase, with protein MAPPRDHAPLAERVEELLAAGGPLPIVAAGQPVLRRGTEPYDGQLGPALLARFVDALRETMHAAPGVGLAAPQVGVPLRIAVIEDPAPVPEEVAVVRGRVPQPFRVLVNPVYEPVGTARAAFFEGCLSVPGWQAVVARHAEVRLRGADEHGRALDELFTGWPARIVQHETDHLDGTLYLDRAELRSLSTNEAVAALWNRPTAEAAADALGFELP; from the coding sequence ATGGCACCTCCCCGTGATCACGCACCGCTCGCCGAGCGGGTCGAGGAACTCCTCGCCGCCGGCGGCCCCCTGCCCATCGTCGCCGCCGGGCAGCCGGTGCTGCGGCGCGGCACCGAGCCGTACGACGGTCAGCTCGGACCCGCGCTGCTCGCCCGCTTCGTCGACGCCCTGCGCGAGACCATGCACGCCGCGCCCGGTGTGGGCCTCGCCGCACCGCAGGTCGGCGTACCGCTGCGGATCGCGGTCATCGAGGATCCGGCGCCGGTGCCCGAGGAGGTCGCGGTGGTCCGGGGCCGGGTGCCGCAGCCGTTCCGTGTCCTGGTCAACCCGGTGTACGAACCGGTGGGCACCGCTCGCGCCGCGTTCTTCGAGGGCTGCCTGAGCGTGCCGGGCTGGCAGGCCGTGGTGGCCCGGCACGCCGAGGTGCGGCTGCGCGGCGCGGACGAGCACGGCCGTGCACTGGACGAGCTGTTCACCGGATGGCCCGCCCGGATCGTCCAGCACGAGACGGACCACCTGGACGGCACGCTCTACCTGGACCGCGCCGAACTGCGCTCCCTGTCCACGAACGAGGCGGTCGCCGCCCTGTGGAACAGGCCGACCGCGGAGGCGGCGGCCGACGCGCTCGGCTTCGAACTGCCGTAA
- a CDS encoding phenylalanine 4-monooxygenase, producing MDWLSRTPLDRHGRHLSPAERHPAFSDAAYLRRRDDLVAAAEGHRVGAPSPTVEYTEAEHATWRTVHAALVEAHRKHACRAVLRAWERAAIPGDRIPQHEEVSDRLQELTGFRFTLAGGIVPNQRFLGAMADGYFHAVQYVRHPAMPLYTPEPDVLHDVFSHGTHLCDPWFADLYRTVGRAAARVESRDALDLISRLYWFTLEFGVAWEDGRPKAYGAALLSSYGELDHFRGARIRPLDLAELLRRPVQIAGYQPVLYAIDPLPRLADFLHGFLDDFDDDTRARMRLPALCERSSMARPNHPKGPDAHPGGAEHGMSEKDLL from the coding sequence ATGGACTGGCTGAGCCGCACGCCACTGGACCGGCACGGCAGGCATCTGAGCCCGGCCGAGCGGCACCCCGCCTTCTCCGATGCCGCCTATCTGCGCCGCCGGGATGACCTGGTGGCCGCCGCCGAGGGACACCGCGTCGGGGCCCCGTCGCCGACCGTGGAGTACACCGAGGCCGAGCACGCCACCTGGCGCACCGTCCACGCGGCGCTGGTCGAGGCGCATCGGAAGCACGCCTGCCGGGCAGTCCTGCGGGCCTGGGAGCGGGCCGCGATCCCCGGGGACCGCATTCCGCAGCATGAGGAGGTCTCCGACCGCCTCCAGGAGCTGACCGGCTTCCGCTTCACACTGGCCGGCGGAATCGTGCCGAACCAGCGGTTCCTGGGCGCCATGGCCGACGGCTACTTTCACGCGGTGCAGTACGTGCGCCACCCGGCGATGCCCTTGTACACCCCCGAACCGGACGTCCTGCACGATGTGTTCAGCCACGGCACCCACCTGTGCGACCCCTGGTTCGCCGACCTGTACCGCACCGTCGGCCGCGCCGCCGCCCGCGTGGAATCGCGGGACGCCCTGGATCTGATCAGCCGCCTTTACTGGTTCACCCTCGAGTTCGGTGTGGCCTGGGAGGACGGCCGTCCCAAGGCGTACGGGGCCGCGCTGCTGTCGTCGTACGGCGAACTCGACCACTTCCGGGGCGCCCGCATCCGGCCTCTCGACCTCGCCGAACTGCTGCGCCGGCCCGTCCAGATCGCAGGCTACCAACCGGTCCTGTACGCCATCGACCCGCTGCCCCGCCTGGCGGACTTCCTCCACGGCTTCCTCGACGACTTCGACGACGACACCCGCGCGCGGATGCGTCTGCCCGCACTGTGCGAACGCAGCTCCATGGCACGCCCCAACCACCCGAAGGGGCCGGACGCCCACCCCGGCGGTGCAGAGCATGGCATGTCGGAAAAGGACCTCTTGTAG
- a CDS encoding PepSY-associated TM helix domain-containing protein, translated as MTTASSTAPAEASRPAARGRWVPLRPLVLRLHFYAGVLVAPFLLVAAVTGLLYAGSFQAEKLVYDHELTVPVGRAQLPLSAQVAAAREAHPEGAVAAVRPAPEAGATTRVLLSGVQGTGPGRTLAVFVDPCTGRVRGALPQYGSTGALPLRTWIDELHRDLHPGETGRLYSELAASWLWVITAGGLALWFSRRRALRKVRGTGGRRRTLGLHATVGVWTAAGFLFLSATGLTWSTYAGANIDELRTSLGQATPSVSTSAPGGEHTGHGTAADTAAQGVGLDKVLAAARTKGLSNPVEIVPPADAHSAYVVRQVQRSWPEKQDSVAVDPTTGKVTDELRFADYPVLAKLTRWGIDLHTGVLFGLVNQIALALLALALILLIVWGYRMWWQRGRGSAFGRPVPRGAWAEVPPHLLVPALAAIAALGCFVPLLGIPLAGFLALDVVLGEIAHRRSVLRQQKGGDGEMPPAPPASPCS; from the coding sequence ATGACCACCGCTTCCTCGACCGCCCCGGCCGAGGCGTCCCGCCCCGCCGCCCGCGGCCGCTGGGTACCCCTGCGCCCGCTCGTCCTGCGCCTGCACTTCTACGCCGGCGTGCTCGTCGCCCCCTTCCTGCTGGTCGCCGCCGTCACCGGACTGCTCTACGCGGGCTCGTTCCAGGCCGAGAAACTCGTCTACGACCATGAGCTGACCGTCCCCGTCGGGAGGGCTCAACTGCCGCTGTCCGCCCAGGTCGCCGCCGCCCGCGAGGCCCATCCCGAGGGCGCGGTCGCCGCCGTACGCCCCGCGCCCGAGGCCGGCGCCACCACCCGCGTGCTGCTCTCCGGCGTCCAGGGCACGGGCCCCGGGCGCACCCTCGCCGTGTTCGTCGACCCCTGCACCGGCCGGGTGCGCGGCGCGCTCCCACAGTACGGCTCGACCGGTGCGCTGCCCCTGCGCACCTGGATCGACGAACTCCACCGGGATCTGCACCCCGGCGAGACCGGCCGCCTCTACAGCGAACTGGCCGCCAGCTGGCTCTGGGTGATCACCGCCGGCGGACTGGCGCTCTGGTTCTCCCGCCGCCGCGCCCTGCGCAAGGTCCGCGGCACCGGCGGACGCCGTCGGACCCTCGGCCTGCACGCCACCGTCGGGGTATGGACCGCCGCCGGGTTCCTCTTCCTGTCCGCGACCGGCCTGACCTGGTCGACGTATGCCGGTGCCAACATCGACGAACTGCGTACCTCCCTCGGCCAGGCCACCCCGTCCGTGTCGACGTCCGCGCCCGGCGGCGAACACACGGGTCACGGCACGGCAGCCGACACCGCAGCCCAGGGCGTGGGCCTGGACAAGGTGCTGGCGGCGGCCCGCACCAAGGGCCTGAGCAACCCCGTGGAGATCGTGCCGCCCGCCGACGCGCACAGCGCCTACGTCGTACGGCAGGTCCAGCGCAGCTGGCCCGAGAAGCAGGACTCGGTCGCCGTCGACCCCACCACCGGCAAGGTCACCGACGAACTCCGCTTCGCCGACTACCCGGTCCTCGCCAAGCTCACCCGCTGGGGCATCGACCTGCACACCGGCGTCCTCTTCGGCCTCGTCAACCAGATCGCCCTCGCCCTGCTGGCCCTCGCCCTGATCCTGCTGATCGTGTGGGGCTACCGCATGTGGTGGCAGCGCGGACGCGGCTCCGCCTTCGGCCGCCCCGTCCCGCGCGGAGCCTGGGCCGAGGTGCCGCCCCACCTCCTGGTCCCGGCACTCGCGGCCATCGCCGCACTCGGCTGTTTCGTGCCGCTGCTGGGCATTCCGCTGGCGGGCTTCCTCGCCCTCGACGTCGTCCTGGGCGAGATCGCACACCGCCGTAGCGTTCTTCGGCAACAAAAGGGGGGTGACGGGGAGATGCCGCCTGCACCACCGGCGTCACCCTGTTCCTGA
- a CDS encoding LacI family DNA-binding transcriptional regulator, translated as MRSVMVQIPNTPTSADVARLAGVSRATVSYVLNNTSAVRISEPTRRRVHEAARELGYVPHAAARSLRAGHSRMVLMPAPEIPVGPLYSGFLNELQWALGRLDYTVVQYGTMGLQGDEAARAWAELRPVAVLVPGAELGARGVGVLKRSGARAVVTLGPDRVEGAHALLMDHDAVGQCAGAHLYARGRRRIGVVVPEESGLEAYSRPRLAGVRQALHGTDATVTELPLAYTEESAAQLTARWRESGLDAVFAYNDEYAMLLMRALQDEGLRIPEDVALIGADDLMLGRLLRPRLSTVHIELPSGRDLAELVDRAVRDPGGEPEVHKVLGASVVQRESS; from the coding sequence ATGCGGTCTGTCATGGTGCAGATACCGAACACGCCCACGAGTGCCGATGTGGCCCGCCTGGCCGGCGTCTCGCGCGCGACCGTGTCCTACGTCCTCAACAACACCAGCGCCGTACGGATCAGCGAACCGACCCGCCGGCGCGTGCACGAGGCCGCGCGGGAACTGGGATACGTCCCGCACGCCGCCGCCCGCAGCCTGCGCGCCGGGCACAGCCGCATGGTCCTCATGCCCGCCCCGGAGATCCCGGTGGGCCCCCTCTACAGCGGATTCCTCAACGAGCTCCAGTGGGCCCTCGGCCGGCTCGACTACACCGTCGTGCAGTACGGCACCATGGGCCTCCAGGGTGACGAAGCCGCCCGCGCCTGGGCCGAGTTGCGGCCGGTCGCCGTCCTGGTGCCCGGTGCGGAGCTCGGGGCGCGCGGCGTCGGTGTACTGAAGCGCTCCGGCGCCCGGGCGGTAGTCACCCTCGGCCCCGACCGAGTCGAGGGTGCACACGCCCTGCTGATGGACCACGATGCCGTCGGGCAGTGCGCGGGCGCCCATCTGTACGCCCGCGGCCGGCGCCGGATCGGTGTCGTGGTGCCCGAGGAGTCCGGCCTGGAGGCCTACTCCCGGCCCCGGCTCGCCGGTGTGCGCCAGGCACTGCACGGCACGGACGCCACCGTCACGGAGCTGCCGCTCGCGTACACCGAGGAATCCGCCGCCCAACTCACCGCCCGCTGGCGGGAGTCGGGGCTGGACGCGGTGTTCGCCTACAACGACGAGTACGCGATGCTGCTGATGCGCGCCCTGCAGGACGAAGGGCTGCGCATCCCCGAGGACGTGGCCCTGATCGGTGCCGACGACCTGATGCTGGGCAGGCTGCTGCGACCACGCCTCAGCACGGTGCACATCGAGCTGCCCTCGGGCCGCGACCTGGCCGAACTGGTCGACCGGGCGGTCCGCGACCCGGGCGGCGAGCCCGAGGTGCACAAGGTGCTCGGCGCGTCGGTGGTGCAGCGCGAGTCCAGCTGA
- a CDS encoding NAD(P)/FAD-dependent oxidoreductase, whose translation MTETESIAYDVVVLGAGPVGENVADRTRAAGLTTAIVESELVGGECSYWACMPSKALLRPVIAQADARRLPGLAQEVQGPLDTPAVLARRDEYTSHWKDDGQVAWVHGIGADLYRGHGRLAGPRTVTVTAPDGSVTALTARHAVAVATGTLAQLPDLPGLAAVKPWTSREATSGKAAPGRLIVVGGGVVATEMATAWQALGSRVTLLVRGKGLLNRMEPFAGELVAEALTEAGTDVRTGTSVESVIRENGTVVVTTTGGDRLEADEILFATGRVPHTDDIGLDTVGLAPGSWLDVDDTLRVTGTDWLYAVGDVNHRALLTHQGKYQARIAGAAIAARAAADPVLDEAWGAHRATADHHAVPQVVFTDPEAAAVGLSLAEAEQAGHRVRAVDVEFSSVAGAGLYGDGYRGRARMVVDLQDEILRGVTFVGPGVGELIHSATVAVAGRVPVSRLWHAVPSYPTLSEVWLRLLEAYRDN comes from the coding sequence ATGACGGAAACGGAATCCATCGCGTACGACGTCGTGGTGCTCGGGGCCGGTCCCGTGGGGGAGAACGTCGCGGACCGCACCCGTGCGGCCGGCCTCACCACCGCGATCGTGGAGAGCGAACTGGTCGGCGGCGAATGCTCCTACTGGGCGTGCATGCCGAGCAAGGCCCTGCTCCGGCCGGTGATCGCCCAGGCGGACGCCCGCCGGCTGCCCGGCCTCGCCCAGGAGGTTCAGGGCCCGCTCGACACCCCCGCCGTCCTGGCCCGCCGGGACGAGTACACCTCCCACTGGAAGGACGACGGCCAGGTCGCCTGGGTGCACGGCATCGGCGCCGACCTGTACCGCGGCCACGGACGGCTCGCCGGCCCCCGCACGGTCACCGTGACCGCCCCCGACGGCTCGGTCACGGCCCTCACCGCCCGGCACGCCGTCGCCGTTGCCACCGGCACCCTCGCCCAGCTGCCCGACCTGCCCGGCCTCGCCGCGGTGAAGCCCTGGACCAGCCGCGAGGCCACCAGCGGCAAGGCGGCCCCGGGCCGGCTGATCGTCGTCGGCGGAGGTGTCGTCGCCACCGAGATGGCCACCGCCTGGCAGGCCCTCGGCTCCCGGGTCACCCTGCTGGTCCGTGGCAAGGGCCTGCTCAACCGCATGGAGCCGTTCGCCGGGGAACTGGTCGCCGAGGCGCTCACCGAGGCGGGCACCGACGTCCGCACCGGTACCTCCGTGGAGTCCGTCATCCGTGAGAACGGCACCGTCGTGGTGACGACCACGGGAGGCGACCGTCTGGAGGCCGACGAGATCCTCTTCGCCACGGGTCGTGTGCCGCACACCGACGACATCGGCCTCGACACCGTCGGCCTGGCACCCGGTTCCTGGCTGGACGTCGACGACACCCTCCGGGTCACCGGCACCGACTGGCTGTACGCGGTCGGTGACGTCAACCACCGCGCCCTCCTCACTCACCAGGGCAAGTACCAGGCCCGCATCGCGGGCGCCGCCATCGCCGCCCGCGCGGCCGCCGACCCCGTGCTGGACGAGGCCTGGGGTGCACACAGGGCCACCGCCGACCACCACGCCGTACCCCAGGTCGTCTTCACCGACCCCGAGGCCGCCGCGGTCGGGCTCTCCCTCGCCGAGGCCGAACAGGCCGGCCATCGCGTCCGCGCCGTCGACGTCGAGTTCTCCTCCGTCGCGGGTGCCGGCCTGTACGGCGACGGCTACAGGGGCCGCGCCCGCATGGTGGTCGACCTGCAGGACGAGATCCTGCGCGGCGTCACCTTCGTCGGCCCCGGCGTCGGCGAACTCATCCACTCCGCCACCGTCGCCGTCGCCGGCCGCGTCCCGGTCAGCCGCCTGTGGCACGCGGTCCCGTCGTACCCGACGCTGAGCGAGGTGTGGCTGCGGCTGCTGGAGGCCTATCGCGACAACTGA
- a CDS encoding TauD/TfdA dioxygenase family protein — translation MEVRSLTTFIGAEITAVTFEELRQPEICGPIHETLHQRELIVLRDMAITPEQQIELARMIGRPVPLGGQYQHPRFPEIAVFSNAVRNGKPLGVARVGNFWHQDSSFAKNPAAYSMLHGVDVPHTSGHTLYASACDVYDRLTDDWKARIDGRTALHTYTKRIRITQDHIGLSVAELRARVEAEYPLTEHPLVKRDPFTGRRYVYGAPECLDRVSGFDANDNDAFFRRLNSLLEDREHIYVHRWRPRDLALWKTATTYHASTAVEPGQVRTVHRISIAAPDS, via the coding sequence ATGGAAGTCCGCAGCCTCACCACATTCATCGGCGCCGAGATCACCGCCGTGACCTTCGAGGAGTTACGGCAACCCGAGATCTGCGGCCCGATCCACGAAACCCTCCACCAGCGCGAGCTCATCGTGCTGCGCGACATGGCGATCACACCGGAACAGCAGATCGAGCTCGCCCGGATGATCGGCCGCCCCGTGCCCCTCGGCGGCCAGTACCAGCATCCGCGATTCCCGGAGATCGCCGTCTTCTCCAACGCGGTCCGCAACGGCAAGCCACTCGGCGTCGCCCGTGTGGGCAACTTCTGGCATCAGGACTCCTCCTTCGCGAAGAACCCCGCTGCCTACTCCATGCTCCATGGCGTCGACGTCCCGCACACCAGCGGACACACCTTGTACGCCAGCGCCTGCGACGTCTACGACCGCCTGACCGACGACTGGAAAGCCAGAATCGACGGCCGCACGGCACTGCACACCTACACGAAACGTATCCGCATCACGCAGGACCACATCGGACTCTCGGTGGCGGAACTGCGTGCCCGCGTCGAGGCGGAGTATCCCCTGACCGAGCACCCCCTGGTGAAGCGCGACCCGTTCACCGGGCGACGGTACGTGTACGGAGCCCCGGAGTGTCTCGACCGCGTGAGCGGCTTCGACGCCAACGACAACGACGCGTTCTTCCGCCGCCTCAACAGCCTGCTGGAGGACCGGGAACACATCTACGTCCATCGCTGGAGGCCCAGGGACCTGGCGCTGTGGAAGACCGCAACCACCTACCACGCGTCGACAGCCGTCGAGCCCGGGCAGGTACGCACGGTACACCGCATCAGCATCGCCGCACCGGACTCCTGA
- a CDS encoding tetratricopeptide repeat protein → METTYYDHGTPAERWERARQFFDAKDYAGAARVLTGLVEEVPEQTGPRLLLARAYYHSAQLRRAEAELRAIVERDPVEHYARLMLGRTLQRQARHEEAERHLRIASALAGDFPRE, encoded by the coding sequence CTGGAGACGACGTACTACGACCACGGCACACCGGCCGAGCGCTGGGAGCGCGCGCGGCAGTTCTTCGACGCCAAGGACTACGCGGGCGCGGCGCGGGTGCTGACCGGGCTGGTCGAGGAGGTGCCGGAGCAGACCGGACCCCGGCTGCTGCTGGCCCGCGCCTACTACCACTCGGCCCAACTGCGCCGTGCGGAAGCTGAGTTGCGGGCGATCGTGGAGCGTGACCCGGTGGAGCACTACGCCCGGCTGATGCTGGGCCGTACGCTCCAGCGGCAGGCCCGGCACGAGGAGGCGGAGCGGCATCTGCGGATCGCCTCGGCGCTCGCGGGCGACTTCCCGCGGGAGTGA